One Sphingobacteriales bacterium DNA segment encodes these proteins:
- a CDS encoding CPBP family intramembrane metalloprotease — protein sequence MKLFYQKYKPVIIFYFLACLFSWPFFYWRDINSESWNSLKIPMVIKLSLIMWGPGLSAIICSLLFRKQTVKTITFFGTSIIKSLLFWVIPMAFFMAFGFKGFDGSYMNFAIYMVGTFIFTLGEELGWRGFLQDQLNHLPKWKRYLIIGVMWELWHFTTRTLSGSIIARILRPLLFIIPNSILSWIIGESVNKSKSVIIAITLHSWVNILFEFGNPITYTIFGLSVPFWVFILIKWDKL from the coding sequence ATGAAACTATTTTATCAAAAATATAAGCCAGTTATCATTTTTTATTTTTTAGCGTGTTTATTCTCATGGCCATTTTTCTATTGGAGAGACATAAATAGCGAGAGCTGGAATAGTCTAAAAATTCCTATGGTTATTAAGCTTAGTCTAATAATGTGGGGACCCGGACTATCTGCCATAATTTGCAGTCTACTTTTTAGAAAACAAACTGTAAAAACTATTACATTCTTTGGAACTTCAATTATTAAAAGCCTTTTGTTTTGGGTGATACCAATGGCGTTTTTCATGGCTTTTGGTTTCAAGGGATTTGACGGTTCGTATATGAATTTTGCCATTTATATGGTTGGTACTTTCATCTTTACACTTGGAGAAGAACTTGGTTGGCGTGGTTTTTTGCAAGACCAACTCAACCATTTACCTAAATGGAAACGTTATCTGATTATCGGAGTAATGTGGGAACTGTGGCACTTTACAACACGAACATTATCGGGTAGCATCATTGCAAGAATCCTCCGACCATTACTCTTTATCATTCCAAATTCAATACTTTCTTGGATTATCGGAGAGAGTGTAAACAAATCCAAATCTGTTATAATTGCCATAACGCTTCATTCTTGGGTGAACATTCTTTTTGAGTTTGGAAATCCTATTACATATACAATATTTGGACTGTCCGTTCCCTTTTGGGTTTTTATACTGATTAAATGGGATAAATTATAA